A region from the Sphingomonas flavescens genome encodes:
- the fabF gene encoding beta-ketoacyl-ACP synthase II yields the protein MRRVVVTGLGLVTPLGADVETTWQNLIAGKSGIAPITRFDVTDQKAKIAGEVKAKDHEWGFDPDKRVDHKVQRQVDPFIVYAIDAAGQALEDAGLTEMDQETKERAGVSIGSGIGGLPGIESESLVLAERGPGRVSPHFVHGRLINLTSGQVSIKYGLMGPNHSVVTACSTGAHSIGDAARMIKDGDADIMLAGGAESTINPLGVAGFAQAKALNTAFNDRPTEASRPYDKGREGFVMGEGAGVVVLEEYEHAKARGAKIYAEVVGYGLSGDAYHVTAPHPEGRGAELAMRMALRKAGLKPEDIDYVNAHGTSTMADTIELGAVKRVLGDDLGGASMSSTKSAIGHLLGGAGAVETIFCILAIRDQIVPPTLNLDDPDEGTEGVDLVPHKAKKRPVRAALNNSFGFGGTNASLIVKAV from the coding sequence ATGCGTCGTGTCGTGGTGACAGGTCTCGGGCTCGTGACGCCGCTTGGCGCCGACGTCGAGACGACGTGGCAGAACCTGATCGCTGGGAAGAGCGGGATTGCGCCGATCACGCGCTTCGACGTGACCGACCAGAAGGCCAAGATCGCCGGTGAGGTGAAAGCCAAGGATCACGAGTGGGGTTTCGACCCTGACAAGCGCGTCGACCACAAGGTCCAGCGCCAGGTCGATCCGTTCATCGTCTATGCGATCGACGCCGCGGGGCAGGCGCTGGAAGACGCCGGGCTGACGGAAATGGACCAGGAGACCAAGGAACGCGCGGGCGTTTCGATCGGCTCGGGCATCGGCGGGTTGCCAGGCATTGAAAGCGAGTCCCTGGTGCTGGCCGAGCGCGGGCCTGGACGCGTGTCGCCGCACTTCGTGCACGGCCGCCTGATCAACCTCACCAGCGGCCAGGTGTCGATCAAATACGGGTTGATGGGCCCCAACCATTCGGTCGTGACCGCCTGCTCGACCGGCGCGCACTCGATCGGGGACGCGGCGCGGATGATCAAGGATGGCGACGCCGACATCATGCTGGCGGGGGGTGCGGAGAGCACCATCAACCCACTCGGCGTGGCGGGCTTCGCACAGGCCAAGGCCCTCAACACCGCGTTCAACGATCGGCCGACCGAGGCTAGCCGCCCTTATGACAAGGGACGCGAAGGGTTCGTTATGGGCGAAGGCGCGGGCGTCGTCGTGCTTGAGGAATATGAGCATGCCAAGGCCCGGGGCGCGAAGATCTACGCCGAAGTGGTCGGCTACGGCCTGTCGGGCGATGCCTATCACGTGACGGCGCCGCATCCGGAAGGGCGCGGAGCGGAGCTCGCGATGCGCATGGCGCTGCGTAAGGCCGGCCTTAAGCCCGAAGATATCGACTATGTGAACGCGCACGGCACCTCGACGATGGCCGACACGATCGAGCTTGGCGCGGTGAAGCGCGTGCTAGGCGATGACCTTGGCGGTGCATCGATGAGCAGCACCAAGTCGGCGATCGGGCATCTGCTCGGCGGTGCGGGCGCAGTCGAGACAATCTTCTGCATCCTGGCCATCCGCGACCAGATCGTTCCGCCCACGCTGAACCTCGACGATCCGGATGAAGGCACGGAAGGAGTCGATCTCGTGCCGCATAAGGCGAAGAAACGACCGGTACGCGCAGCGCTGAACAATAGCTTTGGGTTTGGCGGGACGAACGCTTCGCTGATCGTGAAAGCCGTGTGA
- a CDS encoding vgr related protein has translation MQGRPLTAGEVELARSIFGDAMQYEPVRMICGKWWPLQPRRSAMAPTGSIWFHPDGGGWSEDFSNEPLALQAFWMHEMTHVWQAQKRGRFYLPLMRHPFCRYNYELQPGRPFERYGIEQQAEIVRHRFLADRGAVVSCDPPWSLLTFER, from the coding sequence ATGCAGGGACGCCCTCTCACCGCCGGCGAAGTCGAGCTTGCCCGCTCCATTTTCGGCGATGCCATGCAATATGAACCCGTGCGGATGATCTGCGGCAAATGGTGGCCGTTGCAGCCGCGCCGGTCGGCCATGGCCCCGACAGGAAGCATCTGGTTTCACCCCGACGGCGGCGGCTGGTCGGAGGATTTCAGCAACGAGCCGCTCGCACTGCAGGCCTTCTGGATGCACGAAATGACCCATGTCTGGCAGGCCCAGAAACGCGGCCGTTTCTACCTGCCGCTGATGCGCCACCCCTTCTGCCGTTATAACTACGAACTCCAGCCCGGCCGGCCGTTCGAGCGGTACGGGATCGAGCAACAAGCCGAGATTGTCCGCCACCGCTTCCTTGCCGACCGCGGCGCGGTGGTTTCTTGCGACCCCCCCTGGAGCCTCCTGACGTTCGAGCGCTAG
- a CDS encoding SH3 domain-containing protein, protein MAGRSNQPDPLTHAYRKDLADIALAGRVIASHYAEPAPRHVISASELRIAASEGSEVIGTLQPGEPFDLLDDSLGWAWGYAGDARRVGYVRSATLTA, encoded by the coding sequence TTGGCGGGCCGGTCGAACCAGCCCGACCCCCTGACCCACGCCTACCGCAAGGATCTGGCTGACATCGCGCTCGCCGGCCGCGTGATTGCGTCGCACTATGCCGAGCCGGCACCGCGCCATGTCATCTCCGCCAGCGAGCTTCGTATCGCGGCTTCCGAGGGTTCGGAAGTGATTGGGACGCTGCAACCGGGTGAACCCTTCGATCTGCTCGATGACAGCCTGGGTTGGGCATGGGGCTATGCCGGCGATGCTCGCCGTGTCGGCTACGTTCGCAGCGCGACGCTAACCGCCTGA
- a CDS encoding MarR family winged helix-turn-helix transcriptional regulator → MKALIAYVRSGEPDLTNRQMALLMMVYLTPGPHTVRGLARILGVSKPVVTRALNTLGALGYLRRERDQDDRRNVFVVRTNNGADFLEGFKRNLRESDNGSAAHRPIIGQAPAYAHQR, encoded by the coding sequence ATGAAGGCTCTCATCGCCTATGTCCGATCGGGCGAGCCCGACTTGACCAATCGGCAAATGGCGCTGCTGATGATGGTCTATCTTACGCCCGGACCCCACACCGTACGCGGCCTCGCCCGCATTCTCGGTGTTTCCAAACCCGTCGTGACCCGCGCCTTGAATACGTTGGGTGCGCTCGGCTATCTGCGCCGCGAACGAGACCAGGACGACCGGCGCAACGTGTTTGTCGTCCGTACCAACAACGGGGCTGATTTTCTTGAAGGGTTCAAGCGCAACCTCCGCGAGAGCGACAACGGCTCGGCGGCCCACCGCCCCATCATCGGGCAAGCCCCAGCATACGCCCACCAGCGCTGA
- the mltG gene encoding endolytic transglycosylase MltG, which produces MKRLALLAAGLVLAALIALYFLWWGAGPKPGPHTIIVKEGASVASVARDLEKEGAIPGSTRTYRVMARLFGSHDPIQAGEFEIPKGMGGASILDLLQHGQPLQRLITVTEGMPAIVVAEKLAANKYLAGSLPEIVEGSLLPDSYSYQRGETRGAVVARMQAAMNRTIAELWPKRTPDCPVATPEQAVTMASIVEKETGKASERPMIAGVYCNRLRIGMKLDADPTVIYPVTKGKPLGRRILKSELNADNGYNTYKRPGLPVGPIANPGKASIAAVLHPAKTKALYFVADGTGGHVFADTLAEHNANVAKWYALRRQRGQM; this is translated from the coding sequence GTGAAGCGGCTCGCGCTACTGGCGGCAGGGCTGGTCCTTGCTGCCTTGATTGCCCTGTATTTCCTGTGGTGGGGCGCCGGACCCAAGCCGGGCCCGCACACCATCATCGTCAAGGAAGGGGCAAGCGTCGCGAGTGTGGCGCGCGATCTCGAAAAAGAGGGCGCGATTCCGGGCAGCACAAGGACCTATCGCGTCATGGCGCGTTTGTTCGGATCGCATGATCCCATCCAGGCTGGCGAGTTCGAAATTCCCAAGGGGATGGGCGGCGCTTCCATTCTCGACCTGTTGCAACATGGCCAGCCGCTACAGCGGCTGATCACGGTCACCGAGGGGATGCCTGCAATCGTCGTTGCCGAGAAACTGGCGGCCAACAAGTATCTCGCCGGTTCCTTGCCCGAAATCGTCGAAGGTTCGCTGCTTCCCGACAGCTACAGTTACCAGCGGGGTGAAACGCGGGGCGCGGTTGTCGCCCGCATGCAGGCCGCGATGAACCGAACGATCGCCGAGCTATGGCCGAAGCGAACGCCCGACTGTCCGGTGGCTACGCCGGAACAGGCGGTGACGATGGCCTCGATCGTTGAGAAAGAGACTGGCAAGGCGAGTGAGCGGCCGATGATCGCGGGCGTCTATTGCAACCGGCTGCGTATCGGCATGAAGCTGGATGCCGACCCGACGGTCATCTATCCGGTGACCAAGGGAAAGCCGCTCGGGCGTCGCATCCTCAAATCGGAACTCAACGCCGACAACGGATACAACACGTACAAGCGGCCGGGTTTGCCGGTCGGCCCGATCGCCAATCCGGGTAAGGCGAGCATTGCGGCAGTGCTTCACCCGGCGAAGACCAAGGCGTTGTACTTCGTCGCCGACGGAACGGGCGGACATGTGTTCGCGGATACGCTGGCGGAGCACAATGCCAATGTGGCGAAGTGGTATGCGCTGCGCCGCCAGCGGGGGCAGATGTAA
- a CDS encoding acyl carrier protein, whose translation MSETADRVKKIVVEHLGVEADKVTEDASFIDDLGADSLDIVELVMAFEEEFGVEIPDDAAEKITTVRDAIEYIDQNKG comes from the coding sequence ATGAGCGAGACTGCCGATCGGGTAAAGAAGATCGTCGTCGAACATCTCGGCGTTGAAGCCGACAAGGTCACTGAAGACGCGAGCTTCATCGACGATCTTGGCGCCGACAGCCTCGACATCGTCGAGCTGGTCATGGCGTTCGAGGAAGAGTTCGGGGTCGAAATCCCGGACGACGCCGCGGAGAAGATCACGACCGTTCGCGACGCGATCGAATATATCGACCAGAACAAGGGCTAA
- a CDS encoding TonB-dependent receptor codes for MRATAALLIGTSLLAVATPALAQTQPEQTAQAVNPPATAPASEPDQGAIIVTATKRASTVQDVPFSVNAQTQADIQRANAQTIEDISRNVAGLTVQNLGPGQSQVSVRGVSAGQVVRDQPGVKEQVGIYLDESVVSLSLFTPDFDLFDLNRVETLRGPQGTLFGSGSVGGTIRYITNQPKLDRIEGQVEAGVNVAKGGDLGYEAKGALNLPIGNVAAIRGVLYYSHFPGFIDAVGPAAGKNVNDGQRYGGRLSMLLQPSDSLKITPRVVWQRATANGFNREEFYNLYDNQFVTQNDLSKGDRQVYLKLPERFKDQTSLYDLTVAYDFGPAELTSVSSYLHRNILVSRDASALTGSVSVDLGFPPAGINLASNLRDTTKLDQFTQELRLSSTSSGPFQWVFGGFYSHVDRDYLQSLPTPGYDFYTDATLGAGTSRAVDNGFNLPDNPYHARLPYVIKQKALFGEASYKFGQIKLTGGGRWYDFKEQRSFKSGGLFAGGDNRTDSTKSNGFSPRGIVSWEPSRSLSVNAQIAKGFRLGGVNDPLNVPICTPADRAIFGGFQNYKDETLWNYEAGVKYSKRGVTFNASAFYNKIRNLQVTLDAGSCSSRIVFNVPKAHSQGVEAELSLHPVVGLDLSFAGSLLDSKFDSTVRSGAGAIIGGIEDGNRLPTVPKYQFAAIANYETRFNSAADWYVNGSVQRIGNRITQPSDQDPASQLIRLTYFNTVTGASGVRPATDIGSYYLPAYTLVNLSAGLKWDSGWEVSAYVKNLFDKDPKLSFDRERGGRARLGYNVGLPRIIGMTVRKSFGESMAPPPPPPPPPPPPPPATQTCPDGSVIDAAATCLVPPPPPPPPPPPPPAATPERG; via the coding sequence ATGCGCGCTACCGCAGCTTTGCTGATCGGAACGTCTTTGCTCGCCGTCGCCACGCCGGCACTCGCTCAAACCCAGCCGGAACAGACCGCCCAGGCGGTCAATCCGCCCGCGACCGCTCCCGCGTCCGAGCCGGACCAAGGCGCGATCATCGTCACCGCGACGAAGCGCGCGTCGACGGTGCAGGACGTACCCTTCTCGGTCAACGCGCAGACACAGGCCGACATCCAGCGCGCCAATGCGCAAACCATCGAAGACATCAGCCGCAACGTGGCTGGCCTGACGGTGCAGAACCTCGGCCCGGGCCAGAGCCAGGTTTCGGTCCGCGGCGTGTCCGCCGGCCAGGTCGTCCGCGACCAGCCGGGCGTGAAGGAACAGGTCGGCATCTACCTCGACGAAAGCGTCGTCTCGCTGTCACTGTTCACGCCCGACTTCGATCTGTTCGACCTCAACCGCGTCGAGACGCTGCGGGGCCCGCAAGGCACGTTGTTCGGCTCCGGTTCTGTCGGCGGCACCATCCGCTACATCACCAACCAGCCCAAGCTGGATCGCATTGAGGGTCAGGTCGAAGCTGGCGTCAACGTCGCGAAAGGCGGCGACCTGGGCTACGAGGCCAAGGGCGCGCTCAACCTGCCCATCGGCAATGTCGCGGCCATCCGCGGCGTCCTCTATTATTCGCACTTCCCGGGCTTCATCGACGCGGTCGGCCCGGCGGCCGGCAAGAACGTCAACGACGGCCAGCGCTACGGTGGCCGCCTGTCGATGCTCCTCCAGCCGTCTGACTCGCTCAAGATCACGCCCCGCGTCGTGTGGCAGCGAGCGACCGCGAACGGTTTCAATCGCGAGGAATTCTACAACCTCTACGACAACCAGTTCGTCACGCAGAACGATCTGAGCAAAGGCGATCGTCAGGTCTATCTGAAGCTACCCGAACGCTTCAAGGATCAGACTTCGCTTTACGACCTGACCGTCGCTTATGACTTCGGTCCGGCTGAACTGACGTCGGTCAGCAGCTACCTGCATCGCAACATCCTGGTCAGCCGCGACGCCTCGGCACTCACCGGCTCGGTCAGCGTCGACCTCGGCTTCCCGCCGGCGGGCATCAACCTCGCGTCGAATCTGCGCGATACGACCAAACTCGACCAGTTCACGCAGGAGCTCCGCCTCTCGTCCACGAGCAGCGGGCCGTTCCAGTGGGTGTTCGGCGGCTTCTACAGCCACGTCGATCGCGATTACCTGCAGAGCCTGCCGACGCCCGGCTACGACTTCTACACCGACGCGACGCTCGGTGCCGGAACCTCGCGCGCCGTCGACAATGGCTTCAACCTTCCCGACAACCCGTACCACGCCCGCCTGCCCTATGTGATCAAGCAGAAGGCGCTGTTCGGCGAAGCGAGCTACAAGTTCGGGCAGATCAAGCTGACCGGTGGAGGCCGCTGGTACGACTTCAAGGAGCAGCGCAGCTTCAAGTCGGGCGGCCTGTTCGCCGGTGGCGACAACCGCACCGACAGCACCAAGTCGAACGGCTTCAGCCCCCGCGGCATCGTCAGCTGGGAGCCGAGCCGGAGCCTCAGCGTCAATGCGCAGATCGCCAAGGGCTTCCGCCTCGGCGGCGTCAACGATCCGCTCAACGTGCCGATCTGCACGCCCGCGGACCGCGCCATCTTCGGCGGCTTCCAGAACTACAAGGACGAGACGCTTTGGAACTATGAAGCGGGCGTGAAATATTCGAAGCGCGGCGTGACGTTCAACGCGTCGGCTTTCTACAATAAGATCCGCAACCTGCAGGTCACGCTGGACGCCGGCAGCTGCTCGTCGCGCATCGTGTTCAACGTGCCCAAGGCGCATTCGCAGGGTGTCGAGGCCGAGCTGTCGCTGCACCCGGTGGTCGGCCTCGACCTGTCCTTCGCCGGCAGTCTGCTCGACTCGAAGTTCGATTCTACCGTGCGCTCCGGCGCCGGGGCGATCATCGGCGGGATCGAGGACGGCAACCGCCTGCCGACGGTGCCGAAATATCAGTTTGCGGCGATCGCCAATTACGAAACCCGCTTCAACTCGGCCGCCGACTGGTACGTCAACGGCAGCGTGCAGCGGATCGGCAACCGCATCACCCAGCCGAGCGATCAGGACCCGGCATCGCAGCTCATCCGGCTGACTTACTTCAACACGGTCACGGGTGCGTCGGGCGTGCGTCCGGCGACGGACATCGGCTCCTACTATCTGCCGGCTTACACACTGGTGAACCTGTCCGCGGGTCTGAAGTGGGACAGCGGTTGGGAGGTCTCCGCCTACGTCAAGAATCTGTTCGACAAGGATCCGAAGCTGTCGTTCGACCGCGAGCGCGGCGGTCGGGCAAGGCTTGGCTACAACGTCGGCCTGCCGCGGATCATCGGCATGACGGTGCGCAAGAGCTTCGGCGAGAGCATGGCTCCGCCGCCGCCCCCACCGCCGCCGCCGCCCCCTCCGCCCCCGGCCACGCAGACCTGCCCGGACGGGTCGGTGATCGACGCGGCCGCGACCTGCCTGGTGCCGCCGCCACCGCCGCCGCCACCGCCGCCACCGCCACCGGCAGCCACGCCCGAACGCGGCTAA